The proteins below are encoded in one region of Nilaparvata lugens isolate BPH chromosome X, ASM1435652v1, whole genome shotgun sequence:
- the LOC111050163 gene encoding uncharacterized protein C7orf26 homolog — translation MKSIKMKNKEMVENGFHDQMNRANIKSQNDIKSALRKLDFPFCTKEALGRIEQLLAIPNSKQSQGLNARANNHYPHPHQPPTDLINEIIQEFVFCEIDRRGKPCKQPQLSCLRELQLLEVLSDYVCSSIPARAARNAVFMSLFNPMHPDRGRILVKLVSMAISINNHAALMATAILMQQQSCTSKFSIQLAQGVVNDFIVLYPDCIDKLRELPVSCPLFCANFMTAVTEIYGIALCDKNEIPQWVGVPEKLITVIIEWVEKFGSQLVSSLSMDFQSFLPTGAIVMAAVAPYSGLLKWTILSSLHEKNTSAQNLYLDLHLAVCNSLYLLPDKRPEYLITAVDLISIIHHIKKCIISTVSEEKLDDCLIRLAQSVQVAMHSKAVYGNWRTLLEELQSLPQNRIMSIVINFQKTSI, via the exons atgaaatcgataaaaatgaaaaacaaggaaATGGTGGAAAATGGTTTCCACGATCAAATGAATCGGGCAAACATTAA atCTCAAAATGATATAAAATCAGCGCTAAGAAAACTGGATTTCCCATTCTGTACCAAAGAGGCACTCGGACGAATTGAACAGCTTTTAGCCATACCCAACTCCAAGCAAAGCCAAGGACTAAATGCCAGAGCTAACAACCACTACCCGCACCCACATCAACCTCCCACCGATCTCATCAACGAGATCATCCAAGAGTTCGTGTTCTGTGAGATCGACCGCAGAGGCAAACCATGCAAACAACCACAGCTGTCTTGCTTACGCGAGCTACAACTCCTTGAAGTGCTATCAGACTACGTATGCTCGTCTATCCCGGCAAGAGCTGCTCGGAATGCTGTGTTTATGTCTCTGTTCAACCCAATGCACCCCGATAGAGGTCGTATCCTTGTCAAGTTAGTATCCATGGCCATATCTATAAACAACCATGCGGCATTGATGGCTACCGCTATCTTGATGCAACAACAGTCGTGCACTTCCAAGTTCTCAATACAACTCGCCCAAGGTGTTGTCAACGATTTCATCGTTCTCTACCCGGattgtattgataaattgaGAGAACTGCCGGTTTCTTGTCCCCTGTTTTGTGCTAATTTCATGACGGCTGTCACAGAAATCTACGGTATAGCTCTCTGCGATAAAAATGAAATACCTCAGTGGGTGGGAGTACCTGAAAAACTGATCACAGTAATTATAGAATGGGTGGAGAAGTTCGGGTCTCAATTAGTATCATCTCTATCAATGGATTTCCAGTCTTTTCTTCCAACAGGCGCAATTGTGATGGCAGCTGTAGCACCATATTCGGGACTTTTAAAATGGACCATCCTCTCTTCTCTACACGAGAAAAACACCAGTGCTCAAAATCTTTACTTAGACCTCCACTTGGCAGTTTGTAACTCTTTGTATCTTCTGCCCGATAAAAGACCTGAATACTTGATAACAGCGGTAGATCTGATCTCAATAATTCACCATATCAAGAAATGTATTATCTCGACCGTGTCTGAGGAGAAACTGGACGATTGCTTGATTAGATTGGCACAATCCGTGCAGGTTGCTATGCATTCTAAAGCTGTTTATGGGAATTGGCGGACACTGTTGGAAGAATTGCAAAGTCTTCCCCAGAATCGTATCATGAGTATCgtcatcaattttcaaaaaacatcgATTTGA